The following proteins are encoded in a genomic region of Coffea eugenioides isolate CCC68of chromosome 6, Ceug_1.0, whole genome shotgun sequence:
- the LOC113775587 gene encoding protein TIFY 10A encodes MGSSEVMDSGRFPAAQKSNFAHTCSLLSQYLKEKGSFGDLSLGLTRNFEPNGPPTKTMNLLPMIEKTGKNSDAPAAARTPSMPVNLFGTAFPKGEAQKKTDDSVVKAEPETAQMTIFYNGQVMVFNDFPADKAKEIMLLAGQGSSPHGVNTYATANMVPKPAESATTNLVTSSPSIVPSFANNLVQESAQKPLQPNFNDLPIARKASLTKFLEKRKDRITARAPYPVGAADPKPAESKTWLGFAAQFPVQMERHA; translated from the exons ATGGGTTCGTCGGAAGTTATGGATTCCGGGAGGTTCCCAGCTGCCCAGAAGTCAAACTTTGCTCATACTTGTAGTCTTCTCAGTCAATACTTGAAGGAGAAGGGTAGCTTTGGAGATCTCAGCCTTGGTCTCACCCGAAACTTTGAGCCTAATG GGCCTCCGACTAAGACCATGAATTTGCTCCCCATGATCGAGAAAACGGGTAAGAATTCCGATGCGCCGGCGGCGGCTAGGACTCCCAGCATGCCGGTAAATCTTTTTGGCACCGCATTCCCTAAAGGAGAAGCCCAAAAGAAAACCGATGACAG TGTGGTAAAGGCGGAACCAGAAACTGCCCAAATGACGATTTTCTACAATGGACAAGTCATGGTGTTCAATGACTTCCCAGCAGACAAGGCCAAGGAAATCATGCTTTTGGCCGGCCAGGGATCTTCACCGCATGGTGTCAACACTTATGCTACTGCTAACATGGTTCCAAAACCGGCTGAATCTGCTACCACCAACTTGGTTACCTCTTCTCCAAGCATTGTCCCCAGCTTTGCTAACAACTTGGTCCAAGAATCTGCCCAGAAACCTCTTCAACCGAATTTTAATG ATTTGCCAATTGCAAGGAAAGCTTCACTCACAAAGTTCTTGGAGAAACGAAAAGATAG GATCACAGCAAGAGCACCATACCCGGTGGGAGCTGCTGATCCGAAGCCGGCTGAAAGCAAGACATGGCTGGGCTTCGCTGCTCAATTCCCTGTGCAAATGGAGCGCCATGCGTAG